The Carassius auratus strain Wakin chromosome 5, ASM336829v1, whole genome shotgun sequence genome includes a window with the following:
- the LOC113079462 gene encoding 72 kDa inositol polyphosphate 5-phosphatase-like has translation MSEHGDSIVPFNPTDLQSGEPACKTDITVLSVNLRTENSNKEELKDIKKPYEGTSLLQDEHNKDAKLSSLHPQPPSLPKPVGLGMGGKNISFEEKARGRRLRNSQESLTDPGETGSSTDSLKEDTSSNGQSLASGRPLDLPPMETPPFRIRTCSFSETENERSDPHKERLKPSRIILSPLQPSGTYPPLENSAASTSLRTTNRIDRDCLDYSAVGRRGRSERLQRNLSDSRLLDTMVSDSASVHSMKSTYSVLNPIRPRDVRNRSFLEGSVLGNGALLGAEELDRYFPERRLGIYVATWNMQGEKGLPYNLDDLLLPADTDFAQDVYVIGVQEGCPDRREWEIRLQETLGPYYVMLYAAAHGVLYLTIFVRRDLIWFCSEVEHATVTTRIISQIKTKGAVGIGFTFFGTSFLFITSHFTSGDSKVYERILDYNKIIEALALPRNLPDTNPYRSTTSDVTTRFDEVFWFGDFNFRLNKARGEVEAILNGGVGADMSPLLQHDQLLKEMKEGSIFKGFQEAAIQFPPTYKFDIGCDVYDTTTKQRTPSYTDRILYRNRQADDIKVVKYASCSSIKTSDHRPVIGMFQVKLRPGRDNIPLGAGQFDRSLYLEGIRRRITRELKKREAAMKNQNNSTVCTIS, from the exons ATGAGTGAGCATGGAGACAGCATCGTCCCGTTTAACCCCACAGATCTCCAGTCAGGAGAGCCAGCTTGTAAAACAGATATTACTGTTCTGAGTGTAAACCTGAGGACAGAGAATAGCAACAAGGAGGAGCTCAAAGACATCAAGAAGCCATATGAAGGTACCAGTCTACTTCAGGATGAGCATAACAAAGACGCCAAGCTTAGTTCATTACATCCTCAACCTCCCTCTCTGCCGAAGCCCGTGGGATTGGgaatggggggaaaaaacatcTCATTTGAAGAGAAGGCGAGGGGGAGAAGATTGAGGAACAGCCAGGAGAGTCTCACCGACCCGGGAGAGACAGGCTCTTCCACCGATTCGCTGAAAGAAGACACCTCGTCAAATGGCCAAAGCCTTGCATCCGGACGTCCCCTTGATCTCCCACCCATGGAGACACCGCCGTTCAGGATCAGGACCTGTAGCTTCTCCGAGACTGAAAATGAGCGTAGCGATCCACATAAAGAGCGTTTGAAACCGTCCCGAATTATTCTGTCCCCACTGCAGCCCAGTGGCACATATCCTCCTCTGGAGAACAGCGCAGCCTCCACGTCCTTAAGGACAACTAATCGGATTGACAGGGATTGTCTGGATTACAGTGCGGTGGGGAGAAGGGGGCGGTCGGAGAGGCTTCAGAGGAATCTGAGCGACAGCCGGCTGTTGGACACCATGGTGTCGGACAGTGCCTCTGTCCATTCCATGAAGTCAACCTATAGCGTTCTGAACCCCATCAGACCCCGGGATGTGAGGAACAG GAGCTTTCTGGAGGGCAGTGTTTTGGGTAACGGTGCCTTGCTGGGGGCAGAAGAGCTAGACCGCTACTTCCCAGAGAGACGGCTCGGTATCTACGTCGCCACATGGAACATGCAGGGAGAGAAG GGTCTTCCGTACAACCTAGATGATCTGCTGCTCCCCGCCGACACAGACTTTGCACAGGACGTCTACGTTATAGGAGTTCAGGAAGGGTGTCCGGATAG GAGGGAGTGGGAGATCCGCCTGCAGGAAACTCTCGGGCCGTATTACGTGATGCTGTATGCAGCAGCCCATGGCGTTCTCTACCTCACTATATTTGTCAGGAGAGATCTCATATGGTTCTGTTCAG AGGTGGAACATGCTACAGTCACAACCAGAATTATTTCTCAAATTAAGACTAAAGGAGCTGTGGGTATCGGCTTCACTTTCTTTGGGACATCCTTCCTCTTCATTACGTCCCATTTCACCT CTGGAGATTCTAAAGTATATGAGAGGATCTTAGATTACAACAAAATCATAGAAGCTTTGGCACTTCCTAGAAACCTTCCTGATACCAACCCTTACCGCTCCACAACAT CTGATGTCACAACCCGTTTTGACGAAGTTTTCTGGTTTGGAGATTTTAACTTCCGCCTAAATAAAGCCAGAGGAGAGGTGGAGGCCATTCTGAATGGAGGTGTGGGTGCAGATATGAGCCCACTATTACAACATGACCAGCTGTTGAAAGAGATGAAAGAAG GTTCCATTTTTAAGGGGTTTCAGGAAGCAGCTATTCAGTTTCCTCCTACGTACAAGTTTGACATCGGTTGTGACGTCTATGACACCACCACAAAGCAGAGAACACCCTCATATACA GATCGGATCCTTTATCGAAACAGACAAGCAGATGACATTAAAGTGGTCAAGTATGCATCTTGCTCGTCCATTAAGACATCAGATCACCGGCCTGTCATTGGGATGTTTCAGGTCAAACTTCGTCCAGGCAGAGATAA CATTCCTTTGGGTGCTGGCCAGTTTGACAGAAGCCTGTATCTAGAAGGAATCCGAAGGAGAATCACCAGGGAGCTGAAAAAGAGAGAGGCAGCTATGAAAAACCAGAATAACAGCACGGTTTGCACCATATCCTGA
- the LOC113079538 gene encoding mitochondrial-processing peptidase subunit alpha-like, protein MAAHMSRLRGWSRAQRFGVAVCRQYSSGGPYPNVSLSTPLTGIPKPVFASVDGHEKYETKITTLENGLRVASQNKFGQFCTVGILVNSGSRHEAKYPSGIAHFLEKLSFSSTAQFESKDDILLTLERHGGICDCQTSRDTTMYAVSAEVNGLDTVVNLLSDAVLQPRLLDEEIEMTRMAVRFELEDLNMRPDPEPLLTEMIHAAAYRGNTVGLPRFCPPENVEKIDRKLLHKYLQSYYCPQRMVLAGVGIEHEQLVQCARKYLLNVKPVWGASTPANVDKSVAQYTGGIVKMVKDMSDVSLGPTPIPELTHIMIGLESCSFLEDDFIPFAVLNMMMGGGGSFSAGGPGKGMFTRLYLNVLNRHHWMYNATSYHHSYEDSGLLCIHASADPRQVREMVEIITREFIQMTGTAGEMELERAKTQLKSMLMMNLESRPVIFEDVGRQVLATDKRKLPHELCELINNVTASDIKRVTRKMLRSKPAVAALGDLTELPSYEDIQAALSSKDGRLPRMYRLFR, encoded by the exons ATGGCTGCTCACATGTCCAGATTAAGAGGCTGGAGCCGAGCGCAGAG GTTTGGCGTCGCAGTATGTCGTCAGTACAGCAGCGGCGGCCCGTACCCCAATGTGTCCCTGTCCACACCGCTCACCGGGATCCCCAAACCGGTCTTTGCCTCCGTGGACGGACACGAGAAATACGAGACTAAAATCACCACCTTAGAAAACGGACTCAGAGTTGCATCTCAGAACAAATTTGGTCAATTCTGTACAGTTGGAA TTCTAGTAAACTCAGGCTCACGTCATGAAGCAAAATATCCCAGCGGAATTGCACACTTTTTGGAAAAGCTTTCATTTTCT TCCACAGCCCAGTTTGAAAGTAAAGATGATATTCTTCTAACACTTGAGAGGCATGGAGGCATATGTGACTGCCAAACATCCAG GGACACAACGATGTATGCAGTTTCAGCTGAAGTGAATGGTCTGGATACTGTCGTGAACCTCCTGTCAGATGCGGTTCTACAGCCTCGTTTACTAG ATGAGGAGATTGAGATGACCAGAATGGCTGTTCGGTTTGAGTTGGAGGATCTGAACATGAGACCCGACCCGGAGCCTTTACTAACAGAAATGATTCATGCT GCCGCATACAGGGGCAACACCGTGGGCCTACCTCGCTTCTGCCCTCCTGAAAATGTCGAGAAGATCGACAGGAAGCTGCTTCATAAGTACCTTCAGAGCTATTACTGTCCGCAGCGCATGGTGCTGGCTGGGGTTGGGATTGAACACGAGCAGCTTGTTCAGTGTGCCAGGAAGTATCTCCTAAATGTTAAACCAGTATGGGGCGCGAGCACACCTGCCAACGTCGACAAGTCTGTAGCACAATACACGGGTGGCATTGTTAAG ATGGTGAAGGACATGTCCGATGTGAGTTTGGGTCCAACACCCATCCCTGAACTAACACACATCATGATTGGGCTGGAGAGCTGCTCCTTTTTG GAGGATGACTTCATCCCCTTTGCAGTCCTCAATATGATGATGGGAGGTGGAGGATCCTTCTCTGCCGGAGGGCCTGGAAAAGGCATGTTCACCCGTCTCTACCTAAATGTGCTCAACAG ACATCACTGGATGTACAATGCTACTTCGTACCACCACAGCTATGAAGACAGTGGTCTGCTGTGTATCCATGCAAGTGCAGACCCCAGACAG gtGCGAGAAATGGTGGAGATCATTACAAGGGAGTTTATTCAGATGACTGGGACAGCAGGAGAA ATGGAGCTAGAGAGAGCCAAGACACAACTGAAATCCATGCTCATGATGAACCTGGAGTCACGACCGGTCATCTTTGAAGATGTAGGTCGACAAGTACTTGCGACAGACAAGAGGAAGCTGCCCCATGAGCTGTGTGAGCTCATCA atAACGTTACAGCCAGTGACATCAAGAGAGTTACAAGGAAGATGCTGCGTAGTAAGCCTGCGGTAGCAGCGCTGGGAGATCTGACCGAGCTGCCCTCGTATGAGGACATTCAGGCCGCTCTCTCTAGCAAAGACGGACGTCTGCCTCGCATGTATCGCCTGTTCCGATAG